The Bdellovibrio bacteriovorus region AACCAAATCCAGCATGTAATCTTGACAGGCTGCTCTTTCAATTTCCAGGAAGTATTGGTACACCCTTCCCCGTCCATATAACTAATTAGACGGAGGTCTTTTGTGAAATCGGTGGCTTTCCTTTTCTTGGCAGTTTTGGTTTCTTTTTCTCAAGTTTCTTTGGCTGAACAGCTTGAGCTTCCTCTTGAGCCTAGAGCGTGTATTAGCCTGCAAGACGCGCAATCTTCTTTAGCAAAATATATGAATCCGCTTGTGGGTACAGTGCCTGTTGATGATTTTAACTGGTTGAAAGAAGACGACGTTCCTCTAACAGCGAGAGACGTCGCTCACGCAGTTAAATCCCTCGAGTGGGACGCTCGTGGTTTAGTCTATCAATCTTCCGCAGTCTATGACGGTTACTGCGCAGCGGGTGCTTCTTGCTGGGGTTGGTACGTTGTTGATTGCGCTGGTAAAATCGAAGCGCGTATGGATGGTGAAGAATAAATCCTTCGTCAGGATTTATCTTAATGTCGCTCCATATTTTTTAAAGATCGTCTGTAGAGTGCCGTCGGATTTTATTTTATCAACGGCGGCATTCACTTCTTTTTCTTTCACCCGCCCCTTGCGACTGACCGCACACGAAATCGGATATTCCTGCATAAAAAAGCGCTGGCGATTGCGATCGATTTTTGGATGCTTTAACTTAAAATAGTCCACAAAAATTTCATCGGTGACAATATAGTCGATACGACCGTTGAGGAGCTTTTTTAAATTCGCCTCTTCACTGAGGCTGTCTTCCCGAAAAAGTTGTTTAGACTGAAACAAAGGATCTAACTTCGGGTACACGTACTGAAGCATGGTCCCGATAGTTTTCCCTTTTAGATCCGAAACCTTTTTCGGCATAGTCTCGGGCCCAAGAATAATTTCTCGTTTTATAAACAAAGTTTTAGAGAAATCCATTTGATCTTGATTACTCGCCCACACCTTACTGGTGTAGCACATCATATCCACTTGGCCCTTCAGCAAATAGCTGTCCAGACGATAACGCGTGATAATGCTAAAGGTGCTGGTTCGCCCCATAGCCTGCGCCAAGGCCGCCGCGTATTCAGCCACGAGTCCTTTTGTTTCGGGGGACTTTTCATCAAAAAGCAAAGGCGGAGCTAGTCCCGCAGGAATTCCGATTCGAACTTCCTGAACATCGAAGGCAAAAGCTTTTGCCGCTGCGAAAAGTATGGATGCAATTATAAATAGGCGCATTTAGTTTGAGCTTGCTGCAAAACAGGGTGTTTATCAAAAGCATACTGCAGCTGGCGTTGAAATATTTCACTGTTCTTTAAGATTCCATTAAGGCTTCGATAAAGACTAGGTTGCACCTAAAGGTCATGATAGAAGCCTCTGAAAATTAAGGAGTCTTTCATGAAAAAGTTGGTTTTCACGGCATTAGTATCTCTTTTTTCAACTACAAGCTTTGCCCAACAATTGGAACTTCCTCTTCAACCTATACAATGCATTTCAGTTCAAGAAGCCGCAGTTGCTTTGAACAACTACCTAACTCCCCTCATTGGCACTGTGCCCTCTGACGACTTCGAGTGGGCTGACGAAGAAGTTACACAAGAAGACGTGACTCGCGCACTTCGCTCATTGAAATGGAATCAAAAAGCCTTCAACTACCAGTCTACGGCAGTGACCGAAGGCTATTGTGCCGCGGGAGCAAGTTGCTGGGGCTATTACGAAATTGATTGCGCAGGAAATGTAACTGCGAACTATGACGGCGAATAGGTCGTCCTCACCCTGAAGTATTTTCAAAAAAGCGTCCGCTAATCTTTGTAAAAGCTCAGAATATTATTGTCTTGTAATGGTCCCCAAGGAATAAACTTGGGGCCATGAAGTTCATTACGATCTTGTTATTGATTCTTTCTTCCCATTCATTCGCGTCTTCTCCAGATTGGTCCGCCGGCGTGGCCATCCCGACAAATGGACGCCACAACATCTATCAATGGCCGGATGAAGATTTTGTCCAAATTAAAAACCGTGGAAAACTCCATACGCAGATCTATCCCGTGACAGTGACTGGGATGCTACCGCCCTATTGGCCGACGGTGCGGTTGATTGAAGAGGATAGTAAGAATCCATTTAAAAAATGGGTGCAGTCCATTCTTCACGGAGTCAGTGGCTTTGATTCTTTTAACGACGTTCTAAAAAACCTTGGCCTGCATCCCTATCCAAAAAAGACGGATGAAGGAGTCTACGCCGTTCCTTATCCAGACAACATCGGCCCTGATGATCTGATGGGTTTGGGACTAATTCAGCGAAATGGAGCTGAAGGATTCACTTTCAGTTGCGCCGCCTGCCACTCGAGCAATCTTTTTGGTAAAACAGTTTTAGGAATGACCAATCGTTTTCCAAAAGCGAATGAGTTTTTCATCAAAGCTAAAAAGTTGATGGCCGTGACAGATCCGTATCTTTTCCAAGCCTATACTGGAGCGACGAACGCCGAGCGCGAATTACTATCTGAGGCGCAAGATCATCTGCGTTTTGTCTCTTTAAAGCAGCCTGTTGCTTTGGGGCTAGATACGTCTTTGGCGCAAGTGGCTTTGTCATTAAATCGTCGATCTAAAGATGCTTATGCAAGCTATAGCGAGTGGTATGCCCGCTTTCCTCGTCATGATGCGATCTTAGATAATAATCCAGCCGATTCGAAGCCCGCTGTGTGGTGGAATTTAAAATACAAAAATCGCTGGCTTTCCGACGGAAGTGTTTTAAGTGGAAATCCTATTTTCACTAATATCATCTGGAATGAGGTAGGCCGTGGTGCAGATCTCGTTCAATTAGAAAAATGGCTTGCAGAAAACAGCGCCGTTATCGAAGAGCTAACAACAGCTGTGTTTTCTTCAGAAGCACCTTTGATTACTGATTTCATTCCTGCAGAGAAAATTGATCTTGGCCGCGCGAAATTGGGAGAACAAATCTTCAATACGAACTGCGCAAAATGCCATGGAAATTACGATAAAGCCTGGAGCCTTGCAGGCTCAGAAAACTTGCCGCTTAAAGAGCAGCTTAAAACGGTGCAAGTTCGCTACAAACAATCCACACCTGTTGTCGATGTGGGAACAGATCCCTATCGTCGTCTGGGGATGAAGTCTTTAGAGCAACTCAATGACCTTGCGATTTCAAAAAAGAACGGCATCGTGATTAAAGCCCAAGAAGGATATGTACCGCCACCGCTTGTAGGTATCTGGGCTCGTTGGCCGTACCTGCATAACAACTCGGTTCCGAACCTTTGTGCTCTTTTGACTCCGTCGGATCGTCGTCCGGTCGCTTACTATTCCGGAGACGCTCTGAATCCTGCCATAGACTTCGATTTAGAGTGCAATGGCTATCCTTTGGGAGATAAAACTCCGAAGTCATGGCAAACGCGTGACCATTATTTTGACACTCGAAAAAAGGGCATGAGTAACAAAGGTCATGACGAGCGCATTTTCCTTAAAGACGGAAAAGAAATTCTGTCTAGTGCGGATAAGCGCAATTTGATCCTTTTCTTG contains the following coding sequences:
- a CDS encoding substrate-binding periplasmic protein — protein: MRLFIIASILFAAAKAFAFDVQEVRIGIPAGLAPPLLFDEKSPETKGLVAEYAAALAQAMGRTSTFSIITRYRLDSYLLKGQVDMMCYTSKVWASNQDQMDFSKTLFIKREIILGPETMPKKVSDLKGKTIGTMLQYVYPKLDPLFQSKQLFREDSLSEEANLKKLLNGRIDYIVTDEIFVDYFKLKHPKIDRNRQRFFMQEYPISCAVSRKGRVKEKEVNAAVDKIKSDGTLQTIFKKYGATLR